Below is a genomic region from Desulfonatronum thiosulfatophilum.
AAGATCTTCATATTTAATATTTATATACGAATTATCAGGTAGTTTAGTCTGAACATTTAAGGCTCTAATAATATGTTTTGCCCAACGATCTAGAGCGCTTTTGTATCTTTTAATTTTTCTGATGCAAAATGGATCTAATCATTTTACATTCATTACTTAGCTGGGCATAATCGAGTGTAGTCATTTGCCATTAATTTTTAAATTACAGATTGAATAAAGGCTGCCAATATTGCCAAACTAGTCAAATACAAGACCAAAAGCTTGGGACGAGTCAGAGAGTAACAGAGCAGCTGTTCAAATATAATCTTGGTTTGATTCGATAATCTGATGGCTGAAAAGGATGGTGAGGGGAATGTTACGCGATACTGACAGTTGACTTCAAAATTTCGTTCGACATAACAAAGAGGGATCCAAACTAAGCAATTATACCATAAAGCGGAGAATCTCTCTGTTTAATGAGCTTTTCCAAACTTGATTTTCAAAAACGCGTGCTTATCTCGCCTGCAAGTGAATATAATTCGAGGTAACCCCGTTGGGTCTGACCCCTTGAAGTTGCTGCATCAGGATTATGTGAATTCCACTTCAAACGTCGAAGAGCCAAAAAACAAAAATCTTGAGTCTGCCTGAAACTTAAAAGCTGAAAAATTCCGGCGTGAAGACCAATTTTACCTTAAATCGAACAAAGAAAGCCTTGCAAAAATTTTGAATCGATCAATTCAGGTTATAGTTCATTAATTCGCTTCATGAGCGAAATACGCTTTTCCCCTAGCCCAATATCACTTTTCCTCTCCGTCAATGCATTCGCATAATGCCCTGCCTGCCGTAAAACGGCCTTCTTCACGAACTCGGGGTAGCCTCGCAGATCATACTCCGGATCCCAGAGGCAGTTGCAGGTTGAGCACAAAGTCTGGCCCTTCTCAAAACAAGCATAATTCCGCTCCAAGTGCGCCTCGCGGAATTCCTGGAATGCAGGGCTCTGCCATATATCTTTCAGAGAGTGGGTGCGTACATCGCCAACTGGGCAGGTAATTTCAAAATCCAGCGGACATGAGCAAACGCGACCATCCCAGTTTACCGTGATGTTCTCCCACGGTACCCGGCAAATAGGGCGATCTTCATTTTTCAAATTTTCATGCTTGGTCAAATCAATTTCGCTGGAGATACTGGAATACCCGGACATATTCAGCAACTCGCTGACAAAAATGGTATTTACCGGCAGTTCGGAAAAATAGCGCTTGTACTCTTCCAGGTGACCGCTAGTGGCCTCCTCATGTATAATGGATGCGCAAACAAAGGTAGGGCTTCCGGCTTCCAGATTCTGGCGCAGGAACTCAAGGATATTGGCCAGGGTTGGCTTGAACTTGGCACGTTTGCGGATACGTTCGTAAAGGTCTTGATCCACCGCATCGAAGGAAAAAACCACACGGTCAAGGCCAAGCTCGATCAAGCGAGCGGACTTTGCCGCGGTCAAACGCGTTGCATTGGTCAATAACGAGACATGGCATCCAGCGCTTTTTGCGTAGGCTACCATATCCAGGATATGAGGGTGGAGCATGGGCTCACCTTGTACATTCAGGGAGATGGCGCATCCCAGCGGTCCAATTTCGTC
It encodes:
- a CDS encoding radical SAM protein, with protein sequence MNDQIKPRESFQKVVDRFVDQLTFLQNPAEGIPPFPQHIHIEPTNACNLRCIHCVQDAMQRKRGMMDMDIYRKVIDEIGPLGCAISLNVQGEPMLHPHILDMVAYAKSAGCHVSLLTNATRLTAAKSARLIELGLDRVVFSFDAVDQDLYERIRKRAKFKPTLANILEFLRQNLEAGSPTFVCASIIHEEATSGHLEEYKRYFSELPVNTIFVSELLNMSGYSSISSEIDLTKHENLKNEDRPICRVPWENITVNWDGRVCSCPLDFEITCPVGDVRTHSLKDIWQSPAFQEFREAHLERNYACFEKGQTLCSTCNCLWDPEYDLRGYPEFVKKAVLRQAGHYANALTERKSDIGLGEKRISLMKRINEL